From Doryrhamphus excisus isolate RoL2022-K1 chromosome 22, RoL_Dexc_1.0, whole genome shotgun sequence, one genomic window encodes:
- the LOC131110013 gene encoding ectonucleotide pyrophosphatase/phosphodiesterase family member 7-like → MSYTFLYLCVLCHIVWPPCEAAPARSARNKLLLISFDGFRWDYDRDLETPNLDQMAKDGVKAVYVTPPFLTITSPAHFSLLTGNFVENHGVIHNIWFNTTTQEKKQYHATQFVDSYWDNGSLPIWITAQRQGLKTGSLHFPGTAATYRGETVNVRQVEPPIYDHGNETEWRLNIDKVIGEWFHKQDLDFVSLYFGEPDLVGHKYGPDSPECQKMVQQVDRTVGYIRDKIHHHGLTDRLNIIITADHGMTRILPEGQIQRIVLSKIPGFTFNDIRFQLLDYGPLGMLLPKEGKLEKVYQALKKGHPHLHVYKKEEIPERLHYSSHPRLLPIILLSDPGYVISGFLPLQFNKGDHGFDNEVMDMKAFFRAVGPNFQKNLIVNPFDLVNVYPLMCHLLGIKPERNDGHLENVKHMLVPTENTGSGHDGAEGNTPMEVLIGAISVTGFLSLVFIVIVTYNMCKRRES, encoded by the exons ATGTCCTACACCTTCCTCTACCTTTGCGTCTTATGCCACATTGTCTGGCCACCCTGTGAAGCTGCTCCAGCACGGTCTGCAAGGAACAAGCTGCTGCTCATCTCCTTTGATGGCTTCCGTTGGGATTATGACCGGGATCTTGAAACCCCCAACCTGGATCAGATGGCCAAGGATGGCGTGAAAGCGGTCTATGTCACGCCACCCTTTCTCACCATCACCAGCCCTGCTCACTTTTCGCTGCTGACAG GAAATTTTGTGGAGAACCACGGGGTGATCCACAATATTTGGTTCAACACAACCACTCAGGAGAAGAAACAGTACCATGCTACTCAGTTTGTTGATTCCTACTGGGACAACGGCAGCTTACCCATCTGGATAACAGCACAAAGACAG GGTTTAAAAACGGGGTCGCTGCATTTCCCTGGCACGGCTGCCACTTACAGAGGAGAAACCGTAAATGTGAGGCAAGTGGAACCTCCGATCTATGATCACGGAAACGAGACAGAATGGAGGCTTAACATCGATAAAGTGATTGGAGAATGGTTCCACAAGCAGGACCTGGATTTTGTCTCCTTGTACTTCGGGGAACCAGATCTAGTCGGACACAAATATGGACCAGATTCTCCAGAATGCCAGAAAATGGTCCAGCAAGTGGATCGTACTGTGGGCTACATTCGGGATAAGATCCATCACCATGGTTTAACTGACCGACTCAATATCATTATTACTGCTGATCATGGAATGACGAGAATCTTACCTGAAGGACAAATTCAAAGGATCGTCTTGTCTAAGATCCCAGGCTTCACCTTCAATGATATCCGCTTCCAACTCTTGGATTATGGTCCTTTGGGAATGCTGCTTCCGAAAGAAGGGAAGCTGGAGAAGGTCTATCAGGCTCTGAAAAAAGGCCACCCTCACCTTCATGTGTACAAAAAGGAGGAGATTCCAGAGAGGCTGCACTACAGTTCCCATCCACGACTGCTTCCCATTATTCTATTGTCTGATCCTGGATATGTCATCAGTGGG TTTTTACCACTGCAATTCAACAAAGGGGATCACGGCTTTGACAATGAGGTCATGGACATGAAAGCCTTCTTCAGAGCGGTCGGGCCCAATTTTCAGAAGAACTTGATTGTCAATCCATTTGACTTGGTCAACGTGTACCCGCTGATGTGCCATCTCCTTGGGATAAAACCAGAGCGCAACGATGGACACTTGGAGAATGTCAAACACATGCTAGTACCCACGGAGAACACAGGAAGTGGCCATGATG
- the enpp7.2 gene encoding ectonucleotide pyrophosphatase/phosphodiesterase family member 7, protein MALLSMVVFGVIVSAPCAAVPLGGSVSGLQSGFGGSVRNKLLLVSFDGFRWDYDQDVDTPNLDKMAKDGVKAKYVTPPFITITSPAHFTLITGRYVENHGVIHNMWFNTSTQEKKQYYMTQFVDSYWDNGSLPIWITAQRQGVKAGSLHFPGTAATYKKEIVKVRQVEPRFYDYSNEKEWRRNIDKVIGEWFHQQDLDFVTLYFGEPDKVGHKYGPDSEERRKMVQQVDRTVGYIRDQIYYHGLADRLNIIITADHGMTKVFRGEQVEEIMLSQIPGFNFWDIKFHLVDYGPTGMLLPKTGKLEKVYQALKGGHPHLHVYKKEEMPERLHYGTHPRLLPIILFADPGYVINGFLPLQFHKGEHGFDNQELDMKPFFRAVGPDFKKNLVVEPFETVNVYSLMCHLLGIEPEVNDGHLDNTKHMLVPKINAGGDHNGQKPQTRSQIVTGLSAVTGFLALVFVALTSHTLWKRRSAEKRFKPEYTAQEATGDKLTSF, encoded by the exons ATGGCTTTGCTCTCCATGGTTGTCTTTGGAGTGATCGTCAGCGCTCCTTGTGCTGCAGTCCCATTAGGAGGTTCTGTTTCTGGGCTGCAGTCTGGTTTCGGTGGGTCAGTCAGGAACAAGTTGTTACTTGTTTCTTTTGATGGCTTCCGCTGGGATTACGATCAAGATGTGGACACCCCGAATCTGGACAAAATGGCTAAGGATGGAGTGAAAGCAAAGTATGTGACCCCACCGTTTATCACCATCACCAGCCCAGCGCACTTCACCCTGATTACAG GCCGCTACGTGGAGAACCATGGAGTGATACACAACATGTGGTTCAACACGTCCACCCAGGAGAAGAAGCAGTACTACATGACCCAGTTTGTTGATTCCTACTGGGACAACGGCAGCTTGCCCATCTGGATAACAGCACAGAGACAG GGTGTAAAAGCAGGCTCTCTCCATTTCCCGGGCACAGCAGCTACCTACAAAAAAGAGATAGTTAAAGTGAGGCAGGTGGAACCGCGTTTCTACGACTATTCAAACGAAAAAGAATGGAGGCGTAACATCGATAAAGTGATTGGAGAATGGTTCCACCAACAGGACCTCGACTttgtcaccttgtactttggggAACCAGATAAGGTCGGCCACAAGTATGGACCAGATTCCGAAGAACGCCGGAAGATGGTGCAGCAAGTGGATCGTACCGTGGGCTACATCCGGGACCAGATCTATTACCACGGTCTAGCTGACCGACTCAATATCATCATCACTGCTGACCACGGGATGACTAAAGTCTTTCGAGGGGAACAAGTTGAGGAAATCATGCTGTCGCAGATACCAGGTTTTAACTTCTGGGATATCAAGTTCCATCTGGTAGATTATGGACCTACTGGGATGCTGCTTCCGAAGACAGGGAAGTTGGAGAAGGTGTATCAAGCGCTAAAGGGAGGCCACCCTCACCTTCATGTGTATAAAAAAGAGGAAATGCCAGAAAGactgcactatggtacccaccCACGACTTCTCCCCATTATCCTCTTCGCTGATCCTGGATATGTCATCAATGGG TTTCTTCCTTTGCAGTTTCACAAAGGAGAACACGGCTTTGACAACCAAGAGTTAGACATGAAGCCCTTCTTTAGGGCGGTGGGGCCTGACTTCAAGAAAAACCTGGTGGTTGAACCCTTTGAGACGGTCAATGTGTACTCACTGATGTGCCATCTATTGGGCATCGAACCCGAGGTCAACGATGGGCACCTAGACAACACCAAACACATGCTGGTCCCCAAGATAAACGCAGGAGGAGATCATAACG GTCAAAAACCACAGACTCGGTCACAAATTGTGACGGGTTTATCAGCAGTGACTGGCTTTCTGGCACTGGTGTTTGTAGCGTTGACCTCCCACACTTTGTGGAAAAGGAGGTCAGCGGAAAAGAG GTTTAAACCGGAGTACACCGCTCAGGAGGCCACGGGCGACAAGCTAACCAGTTTTTGA